In the Terriglobus sp. RCC_193 genome, TACTACCGCAAAGCGCAGCAGGTACGCACGCTCATCGCGCAGGATTTTGTAAAAGCATTCGCCGATGTGGACGCCATCGTTGCTCCCATGACGCCCACACCCGCATGGAAGCTGGGCGAAATGGCAGACGATCCCATCAGCATGTATCTTGCGGACATCTACACGGTGGCTGCATCGCTGGCGGGCATCTGCGGCATCAGTGTTCCCTGCGGTGAAACGAAGGATGGGTTGCCTATCGGCGTGCAACTACTTGCAGGACACTTCCAGGAAGGAAAACTCCTGCGGGTTGCCCAGGCCGTGGAAGATACGCAGAAGAACCGCAAATAAAACATTTACAACCTCATCAACATCCTGCGCTCGCGATTTCCACATCGCGGGCGCAACACTTTTGCAGCACCCGTGTTCCTACCAACGTGCGCAGAGAACACGCGAACAGCGTGACGATGACGCGAGAGAGGTGATGTGATGAGCTTGAAGACGACGATTGCGAAAATGATTACAGGCGCGGCCCTTGCCGGTGCGCTGTTGTTTGCGGCACCGCAAAAGGCTGAGGCGCAGCGTGTCGGCTTTGGCATCAGCATCGGCGGACCGGTGTACGGTGGCGGCTATTATGGCCCAGGCTATGTGCGTCCCTATCCTTACGCCTATGGCTATCCCTACTACGCTGGATACTACGGTCCGGCTTATTATGGTCGCGGATACTACGGCCCACGTCCGTATCCGTACTATCGCGGTGGGTACTATGGTGGTCGCCGTGGCTACTATGGCGGTGGACGCGGATACTATGGCGGCGGACGCGGTGGCTATCGCCGGTAATTCGCTAAATTAACTATCTCAACTGAGAGAAATGTTCAGGCCGGTGCGGAAACGCACCGGCCTTGTTATTGCAGCGAAATAGATTTAATTCCTGCAAAGCTACGGCTGTGAAGCCGCACGCTCGCTGTGTCCGCTGATCTCCGCAGCGCGAGCTTCCGCAAACGCCGCAGCGCCAATCAACGCGCACTTGTCTTCCAGGATGACCCGCACCGGCATGGTGTGCAGCAGCGGTGACAGACGTCCCTTATCCAGCAACGCATTGCGGAACGGCCCGGATTGCAGCGTCTTCAGGATCTTCGGCGGAATACCGCCGCCCAGATAGATACCTCCCGCCGCCAGCAGCTTCAAACCCATGTTGCCGCACTCCGCGCCCAGCGATGCACTGAACATCTCCAGCACCTTCGCGGTCAATTCGCACGAACCATCCTCGCCCGTGGTGCCAATGACGAAGTTCGGATCTTCCGTCTCCATGCGCTCGCGCAACCACTTCGGCTCTTCCATCTTTTTCGCGTCGCGCAAAAATCCGTAGATGTTCTTCAGCCCCAGACCGCTGACCACACGCTCCGTGGAGATACGCCCTTGCATCGTCTCCAGCAGGTATTGCAGCAGTTCAATCTCCAGCGCATTGCGAGGCGCCCAATCCACATGACCACCCTCCGATGGCAACGGAACATGCCGCCGTGCAAGGGGGTTCCAGATAAGCAGAGCTTCTCCAAGACCAGTGCCAGGAGAAACCAGAGCACGATGTCCAAGCGCGGATTTATCGCCTTCTTCCAATTCAAAAATCTGATCCGGTCCAAGCTCCGCAACACCATAGCCATTGGCTTCCAGATCGTTGATCAGAAAGATGTGCTCAATGCCCAGCCCCTTGGCCAACTCACGAGCATCCAATTCCCACGGCAGATTGGTCAGTTTCAGGTGACCATCCTTCACCGGTCCAGGAACGCCGAAGCACGCGGCCACCACCTGCTTCTCCACATCCGGAGCAATTGCCGGATCGTCAAGAAACTCCTTCACCACATCCTGCAGACCGGCATAACCCGCGGCAGGATATTTCTTATTGCAGACCATCTGCAACTTACCGCCCGTGAAGTTATACAAGGCAAGATCAACCTTAGTGCCACCTACATCGCCTGCAAGAATCATCGTGTCAACTCCAGAGTTCCTGTCTCCGCATCGCCGTGTGTGCCTGACTTCGGCAGCCGCCTTGCGGCCTCGGCATCCAGCAAGAGTCCAATCTGTCCATTCTCAGGCCGAATCAGTTGCGCGGGAAGTCGATCCGGATCATAACTGCCCAGAAGAACCTCGCGCAGCACCTCCGCCTTCGCCGCGCCCTCGATCAGAAACACCACGCGGCGGCCATGATTGATCACCGGCCATGTCAGCGTGATGCGCCAGGAATCCTTCTGCGGCACATGGTTCGCAGCGACTAAAGTCCCCATGGCATCAATGGCCGAGGTATGCGGGAAGATTGACGCGGTATGCCCATCGTCGCCCATCCCCAGCAGCACAAGATCAAATGCAGGAGCCTCTGCGCCTTCCAGCCGGAAGGTGTTGCGCAACGTCGCTTCGTAACGCGAAGCAGCATCTTCAGGATTCAGTTCGCCTTCCATGCGGAAGACATTCTCTTCGGCCAACGGCACCTTGCTCAGCAACTGTTCGCGCGTCATGCGATAGTTGGAATCCGCGTGATCTGCCGGCACACAGCGCTCATCCACCCAGTAAAGACGCAGCTTTCCCCAGTCAATCTGTGATCGAAACGGTTCCTCTGCCAGCATCGAAAACATGCGCTTCGGCGTGCTGCCACCGCTGATAGCGATGCGTGCAATCCCACGCGCAGCAACGCCGTCCGCAGCGTATTTTGTGAAAACCTCCGCTGCGGCCTGGGCCAGGCGTTCTGGGGAGTCGTAGACGAGATAGTCGGCGATGGTTTTTCGTGGCATGGTGTTTCCTTCTTCTGCGATGCCCGGGCGAAAGCCCGTCGTGATGTTGCAGGATTTCAGGAGCTGAACGCTACTGCTCCCCCTGTTTGTCTTCTCTACGATGCTCTATAGCGGTGCAACGGTACAAACGAAAGGGCGCCGAATGAATCGGCGCCCTTTCTTACTTCGTTCCGGCTTAAGCCTGCCAGGCGCGGCCATCGCGCTCCAGCAGTTCATCCGCTTCCTTCGGTCCCCACGAACCAGCATCGTAGTTCGGGAAGTTCTTCTTCTGCGCCTTCCACGCTTCGAGGATCGGCGTCATCAGGGCCCAGGTGGTTTCCACACCTTCACGCTCAGCAAAGAGCGTTCCATCACCCAGCATGGCATCCAGCAGCAGACGCTCATAGCCGTTGGCGGACGACTTACCGAAAGCATCGGCATAGGAGAAATTCATGTTCACCTGTGCGATGTTCGTCGTCGGTCCCGGGATCTTGGCACCAAACTTCAGCTTGATGCCGTCATCCGGCTG is a window encoding:
- the pgl gene encoding 6-phosphogluconolactonase — protein: MPRKTIADYLVYDSPERLAQAAAEVFTKYAADGVAARGIARIAISGGSTPKRMFSMLAEEPFRSQIDWGKLRLYWVDERCVPADHADSNYRMTREQLLSKVPLAEENVFRMEGELNPEDAASRYEATLRNTFRLEGAEAPAFDLVLLGMGDDGHTASIFPHTSAIDAMGTLVAANHVPQKDSWRITLTWPVINHGRRVVFLIEGAAKAEVLREVLLGSYDPDRLPAQLIRPENGQIGLLLDAEAARRLPKSGTHGDAETGTLELTR
- the glk gene encoding glucokinase; its protein translation is MILAGDVGGTKVDLALYNFTGGKLQMVCNKKYPAAGYAGLQDVVKEFLDDPAIAPDVEKQVVAACFGVPGPVKDGHLKLTNLPWELDARELAKGLGIEHIFLINDLEANGYGVAELGPDQIFELEEGDKSALGHRALVSPGTGLGEALLIWNPLARRHVPLPSEGGHVDWAPRNALEIELLQYLLETMQGRISTERVVSGLGLKNIYGFLRDAKKMEEPKWLRERMETEDPNFVIGTTGEDGSCELTAKVLEMFSASLGAECGNMGLKLLAAGGIYLGGGIPPKILKTLQSGPFRNALLDKGRLSPLLHTMPVRVILEDKCALIGAAAFAEARAAEISGHSERAASQP